Proteins encoded within one genomic window of Sphingomonas cannabina:
- the ybaL gene encoding YbaL family putative K(+) efflux transporter — protein sequence MHHVTPLIGIVVIGLVLAFIFGAIAQRLKLSPLIGYLLAGIAVGPFTPGYVADQGLANELAELGVILLMFGVGLHFSIKDLLSVRRIAVPGAIGQIACAVLLGWGLGHLLGWPAGGSLMFGLALSVASTVVLLRALNERRIVDTERGRIAVGWLIVEDLVMVFALVLIPALASGGQAIGWTLLVTAGKVAAFVAFMLIVGRRVVPWILHWVAHSGSRELFRLAVLAVALGFAAGAALLFGVSFALGAFFAGIILAESPLSQRAAEETLPLRDAFAVLFFVSVGMLFNPAIVVTDTLALLATLAIILLGKSIAAYAIVRAFGRPNRTGLTIAASLAQIGEFSFILATLGSSLGILPADARDLILAGAILSIMLNPLLFALIDRLAPPREAAPAPPAPKKGHVVLVGYGRVGALVGAGIGKGRLVVIETEDDVGPLPEGTDAEMIVGNAADPDVLARAGIGEARVLLVAIPDTFEAGQIVEQARRLNPDLCIVARAHRDQEVAHLDEHGATHTIMGEREIARRMIELAKG from the coding sequence ATGCATCATGTCACGCCGCTGATCGGTATCGTCGTCATCGGGCTCGTGCTGGCCTTCATCTTCGGGGCGATCGCACAGCGGCTGAAGCTGTCGCCGCTGATCGGCTATCTCCTCGCCGGCATCGCCGTCGGCCCGTTCACCCCCGGCTATGTCGCCGACCAAGGGCTCGCGAACGAGCTGGCCGAGCTTGGCGTCATCCTGCTGATGTTCGGCGTCGGGCTGCATTTCTCGATCAAGGACCTGCTCTCCGTCCGCCGGATCGCGGTGCCGGGTGCGATCGGGCAGATCGCCTGCGCGGTGCTGCTCGGCTGGGGCCTTGGCCATCTGCTCGGCTGGCCGGCCGGCGGCAGCCTGATGTTCGGACTCGCGCTGTCGGTGGCGAGCACGGTGGTGCTGCTGCGCGCATTGAACGAGCGCCGGATCGTCGACACCGAGCGCGGGCGCATCGCGGTCGGCTGGCTGATCGTCGAGGATCTGGTGATGGTGTTCGCGCTGGTGCTGATCCCGGCGCTGGCCTCGGGCGGGCAGGCGATCGGCTGGACGCTGCTCGTGACGGCGGGCAAGGTCGCCGCCTTCGTCGCCTTCATGCTGATCGTCGGCCGGCGCGTGGTGCCGTGGATCCTGCACTGGGTCGCGCACAGTGGCTCGCGCGAGCTGTTCCGGCTGGCGGTGCTGGCGGTCGCGCTCGGCTTCGCGGCGGGCGCGGCGCTGCTGTTCGGCGTGTCGTTCGCGCTGGGCGCCTTCTTCGCCGGCATCATCCTCGCCGAATCGCCGCTCAGCCAGCGCGCCGCCGAGGAGACGCTGCCGCTGCGCGACGCCTTTGCGGTGCTGTTCTTCGTCTCGGTGGGCATGCTGTTCAATCCCGCGATCGTCGTCACCGACACGCTCGCCCTGCTCGCGACGCTGGCGATCATCCTGCTCGGCAAGTCGATCGCGGCCTACGCCATCGTCCGCGCCTTCGGCCGCCCGAACCGCACCGGCCTGACCATCGCCGCCAGCCTCGCGCAGATCGGCGAATTTTCGTTCATCCTCGCCACGCTCGGCTCATCGCTCGGCATCCTGCCGGCGGACGCGCGCGATCTGATCCTGGCAGGCGCGATCCTGTCGATCATGCTCAACCCGCTGCTGTTCGCGCTGATCGACCGGCTCGCCCCGCCTCGCGAGGCCGCGCCCGCGCCGCCGGCGCCGAAGAAGGGCCATGTCGTGCTGGTCGGCTACGGCCGCGTCGGCGCGCTGGTCGGCGCCGGGATCGGCAAGGGCAGGCTGGTGGTGATCGAGACCGAGGACGACGTCGGCCCGCTACCCGAAGGCACCGATGCCGAGATGATCGTCGGCAACGCGGCGGACCCGGATGTCCTCGCCCGTGCCGGCATCGGGGAGGCGAGGGTGCTGCTGGTGGCCATCCCCGATACGTTCGAGGCCGGGCAGATCGTCGAGCAGGCGCGCCGGCTCAATCCGGACCTGTGTATCGTCGCCCGCGCCCACCGCGATCAGGAGGTCGCCCACCTCGACGAACACGGTGCCACCCACACCATCATGGGCGAACGCGAGATCGCCCGGCGGATGATCGAGCTGGCGAAGGGCTGA
- a CDS encoding phosphatidylserine decarboxylase, with protein MTSPDKPAAGAPTVKWRFPSVHPEGRKYVLIAAAITFVAWLFLPVLTWPLIGLTIWVAAFFRDPVRVTPQGEGLIVSPADGLVTMIERVPLPPELAGDNGLGEAPRVRVSIFMSVFDVHINRTPISGTIRQVVYISGKFLNADLDKASEENERQHFVVEDRDGMRVGFTQIAGLVARRIVTFAKPGDIVVVGQRIGLIRFGSRVDVYLPEDVACQVALGQRAVAGETVIGRKGADPVLGVAQ; from the coding sequence ATGACTTCCCCAGACAAGCCGGCCGCCGGCGCTCCGACGGTCAAGTGGCGCTTCCCCTCGGTCCATCCCGAGGGCCGCAAATATGTGCTGATCGCCGCGGCGATCACGTTCGTGGCGTGGCTGTTCCTGCCCGTCCTCACCTGGCCGCTCATCGGCCTGACGATCTGGGTCGCCGCATTCTTCCGCGATCCGGTGCGGGTGACGCCGCAGGGGGAGGGGCTGATCGTCTCGCCCGCCGACGGGCTCGTCACCATGATCGAGCGCGTGCCGCTGCCGCCCGAGCTCGCCGGCGACAACGGATTGGGCGAAGCGCCCCGCGTGCGCGTTTCGATCTTCATGAGCGTGTTCGACGTCCACATCAACCGCACGCCGATCTCCGGCACGATCCGCCAGGTCGTCTATATTTCGGGCAAGTTCCTGAACGCGGACCTGGACAAGGCTAGCGAGGAAAATGAGCGCCAGCATTTCGTGGTCGAGGACCGCGACGGCATGCGCGTCGGCTTCACCCAGATCGCCGGGCTGGTCGCGCGGCGCATCGTCACCTTCGCCAAGCCGGGCGATATCGTCGTCGTCGGGCAGCGCATCGGCCTCATCCGCTTCGGCAGCCGCGTCGACGTCTATCTTCCCGAGGACGTCGCCTGCCAGGTCGCGCTCGGCCAGCGCGCGGTGGCGGGGGAGACGGTGATCGGCCGCAAGGGCGCCGATCCGGTCCTCGGCGTCGCGCAATAA
- a CDS encoding NADP-dependent isocitrate dehydrogenase gives MAKIKVKTPVVEIDGDEMTRIIWEWIRERLIKPYLDIDLDYYDLGIEHRDATEDKVTIDSAKAIQKYGVGVKCATITPDEARVEEFNLKKMWKSPNGTIRNILGGVVFREPIVMRNVPRLIPGWTHPIVVGRHAFGDQYKATDFKVPGAGKLTMKWQGADGQVIEEEVFDFPGAGVAMGMYNLDESIRDFARASLNYGLNRKWPVYLSTKNTILKAYDGRFKDIFQEVFESEFKAQFDELGIEYQHRLIDDMVASALKWHGEFVWACKNYDGDVQSDQVAQGFGSLGLMTSVLMTPDGKTIEAEAAHGTVTRHYRQHQQGKATSTNPIASIFAWTGGLKYRGKFDGTPDVTRFAETLEKVCVETVEGGQMTKDLAILIGPDQPWMTTEQFFEAVRVNLEKAMANWA, from the coding sequence ATGGCGAAGATCAAGGTGAAGACGCCCGTCGTGGAGATCGACGGCGACGAGATGACGCGGATCATCTGGGAATGGATCCGCGAGCGCCTGATCAAGCCCTATCTCGACATCGACCTCGATTATTACGATCTCGGCATCGAGCATCGCGACGCCACCGAGGACAAGGTGACGATCGACAGCGCCAAAGCGATCCAGAAGTACGGCGTGGGCGTCAAGTGCGCCACCATCACCCCGGACGAGGCGCGCGTCGAGGAGTTCAACCTCAAGAAGATGTGGAAGTCGCCGAACGGCACGATCCGCAACATCCTGGGCGGCGTGGTGTTCCGCGAGCCGATCGTGATGCGCAACGTCCCGCGGCTGATCCCGGGCTGGACCCATCCGATCGTCGTCGGCCGTCACGCGTTCGGCGACCAGTACAAGGCGACCGACTTCAAGGTGCCGGGCGCGGGCAAGCTCACGATGAAGTGGCAGGGCGCCGATGGTCAGGTGATCGAGGAGGAGGTGTTCGACTTCCCGGGCGCCGGGGTGGCGATGGGGATGTACAACCTGGACGAGTCGATCCGCGACTTTGCCAGGGCCAGCCTGAACTACGGCCTCAACCGCAAGTGGCCGGTGTATCTGTCGACGAAGAACACGATCCTCAAGGCCTATGATGGGCGGTTCAAGGACATCTTCCAGGAAGTGTTCGAGAGCGAGTTCAAGGCGCAGTTCGACGAACTTGGCATCGAATATCAGCATCGCCTGATCGACGACATGGTCGCCAGCGCGCTCAAGTGGCACGGCGAGTTCGTGTGGGCGTGCAAGAACTACGACGGCGACGTCCAGTCGGACCAGGTCGCGCAGGGCTTCGGGTCGCTGGGGCTGATGACCTCGGTGCTGATGACCCCGGACGGCAAGACGATCGAGGCCGAGGCCGCGCACGGCACCGTCACCCGCCACTATCGCCAGCACCAGCAAGGCAAGGCGACCTCGACCAACCCGATCGCGTCAATCTTCGCCTGGACCGGCGGCCTCAAGTATCGCGGAAAGTTCGACGGCACGCCCGACGTCACCCGCTTCGCCGAGACGCTGGAGAAGGTGTGCGTCGAGACCGTCGAAGGCGGCCAGATGACCAAGGACCTCGCCATCCTGATCGGCCCGGACCAGCCGTGGATGACCACCGAGCAGTTCTTCGAGGCGGTACGCGTCAATCTCGAGAAGGCGATGGCGAACTGGGCCTGA
- the tsf gene encoding translation elongation factor Ts, which translates to MAEITAAAVKDLREKSGAGMMDCKKALTETNGDMDAALDWLKTKGLAAAAKKSSRTAAEGLVGVAVAGPKGAVVEVNSETDFVAKNDQFQAFVRDVTTVALELGDDLATIKAAQLGDKTVEEVLTNNIATIGENQAVRRAKRLEVSQGAVIPYVHNAAAPGLGKIGVLVALESDAGVDVLEPLGKQLAMHIAAAFPLALDESGLDQDVIERERAIATEKAAESGKPADIVAKMVEGAIKKFAKENALLSQLFVMDGKTPIADVVAKAGKDAGASIVLKDYVRFQLGEGIEKEASDFAAEVAAASGVPQTK; encoded by the coding sequence ATGGCCGAGATCACTGCCGCTGCCGTGAAGGACCTGCGCGAGAAGAGCGGCGCGGGCATGATGGATTGCAAGAAGGCGCTGACCGAGACGAACGGCGACATGGACGCCGCGCTCGACTGGCTGAAGACCAAGGGCCTCGCCGCCGCCGCCAAGAAGTCGAGCCGCACCGCGGCCGAGGGCCTGGTCGGCGTCGCCGTCGCGGGGCCGAAGGGCGCGGTCGTCGAGGTCAACTCCGAGACCGATTTCGTCGCCAAGAACGACCAGTTTCAGGCGTTCGTGCGCGACGTGACCACGGTCGCGCTCGAGCTCGGCGATGACCTCGCGACGATCAAGGCCGCGCAGCTCGGCGACAAGACCGTCGAGGAGGTGTTGACCAACAACATCGCCACGATCGGCGAGAACCAGGCGGTGCGCCGCGCGAAGCGCCTCGAAGTGTCGCAGGGCGCGGTGATCCCCTACGTCCACAACGCGGCAGCGCCGGGCCTCGGCAAGATCGGCGTGCTGGTCGCGCTGGAGTCGGACGCGGGCGTCGACGTGCTCGAGCCGCTCGGCAAGCAGCTGGCGATGCACATCGCCGCGGCCTTCCCGCTGGCGCTCGACGAGAGCGGCCTCGACCAGGACGTGATCGAGCGCGAGCGCGCGATCGCGACCGAGAAGGCGGCCGAAAGCGGCAAGCCGGCCGACATCGTCGCCAAGATGGTCGAGGGCGCGATCAAGAAGTTCGCTAAGGAGAATGCTCTCCTCAGCCAGCTGTTCGTGATGGACGGCAAGACGCCGATCGCCGACGTCGTGGCGAAGGCGGGCAAGGACGCGGGTGCGTCGATCGTGCTCAAGGACTATGTCCGCTTCCAGCTCGGCGAGGGCATCGAGAAGGAAGCCAGCGACTTCGCCGCCGAGGTCGCGGCGGCGTCGGGCGTTCCGCAGACGAAGTAG
- the pyrH gene encoding UMP kinase, which produces MTLPRFNRILLKLSGEVLMGSGQFGIDPAMCARVAGEVKAAKDSGLEICMVVGGGNIFRGLAGAAQGFDRASADYMGMLATVMNALAMQNALEKIGVDTRVQSAIPMASVCEPYIRRRAMRHMEKGRVVLFAAGTGLPFFTTDTTAALRAAEMGCDALFKGTSVDGVYDADPKKVPTAKRYDTLSFNRVLADDLKVMDASAVALCRDNDIPIVVFNIRDEGNLAAVLRGEGTSTIVRNQA; this is translated from the coding sequence ATGACCCTCCCGCGCTTCAACCGCATCCTCCTCAAGCTGTCGGGCGAGGTCCTGATGGGCAGCGGCCAGTTCGGTATCGACCCCGCCATGTGCGCGCGTGTCGCCGGGGAGGTGAAGGCGGCGAAGGACAGTGGGCTCGAGATCTGCATGGTGGTGGGCGGGGGCAACATCTTCCGTGGGCTCGCCGGCGCCGCGCAGGGCTTCGACCGCGCCTCGGCCGATTATATGGGCATGCTCGCGACGGTGATGAACGCGCTGGCGATGCAGAACGCGCTCGAGAAGATCGGCGTCGACACGCGCGTCCAGTCGGCGATTCCGATGGCCTCGGTCTGCGAGCCCTATATCCGCCGCCGCGCGATGCGGCATATGGAGAAAGGGCGGGTGGTGCTGTTCGCCGCCGGTACCGGGCTGCCGTTCTTCACCACCGACACCACCGCCGCGCTGCGCGCCGCCGAGATGGGCTGCGACGCGCTGTTCAAGGGGACCAGCGTCGACGGCGTCTATGACGCCGATCCCAAGAAGGTCCCGACCGCCAAGCGCTACGACACGCTGAGCTTCAACCGCGTGCTCGCCGACGACCTCAAGGTCATGGACGCGAGCGCGGTCGCGCTGTGCCGCGACAACGACATCCCGATCGTCGTGTTCAACATCCGGGACGAAGGCAATCTCGCCGCCGTGCTGCGCGGCGAGGGCACGTCGACCATCGTCCGGAACCAGGCTTGA
- a CDS encoding isoprenyl transferase produces the protein MTPLAAPRVGSGAPTAPPRHVAIIMDGNGRWAKARHLPRIAGHRKGVEAVRRVTRAAREMGIEYLTLYAFSSENWRRPAEEVGELMGLLRRFIQSDIEEFVREGVRLAIIGDWRALAPDLVRMIEDVLARTANNPGPTVVIALNYGAQAEIAAAARRLAEKARAGELDPQAIDEQAFEGELMSGALPPVDLLIRTSGEQRLSNFLLWQAAYAELLFVDTLWPDFDGAALAEAVAAFGRRQRRFGGL, from the coding sequence GTGACCCCCTTGGCTGCGCCGCGCGTGGGGTCGGGCGCGCCGACGGCGCCACCCCGCCACGTGGCGATCATCATGGACGGCAACGGCCGCTGGGCGAAGGCTCGGCACCTGCCGCGCATCGCCGGGCACCGCAAGGGCGTCGAGGCGGTGCGCCGTGTCACGCGCGCGGCGCGCGAGATGGGCATCGAGTATCTGACGCTCTACGCCTTCTCCTCGGAGAACTGGCGCCGTCCGGCCGAGGAGGTCGGCGAGCTGATGGGACTGCTGCGCCGCTTCATCCAGTCCGACATCGAGGAGTTCGTGCGCGAGGGCGTGCGGCTCGCGATCATCGGCGACTGGCGCGCGCTGGCGCCCGATCTGGTCCGGATGATCGAGGACGTGCTCGCCCGCACCGCGAACAATCCCGGTCCGACCGTGGTGATCGCGCTCAATTACGGCGCGCAGGCGGAGATCGCTGCCGCCGCCCGCCGCCTGGCGGAGAAGGCCCGCGCGGGCGAGCTCGACCCGCAGGCGATCGACGAGCAGGCGTTCGAAGGCGAGCTGATGAGCGGCGCGCTGCCGCCGGTCGACCTCCTCATCCGCACCTCGGGCGAGCAGCGGCTGTCCAACTTCCTGCTCTGGCAGGCGGCCTATGCCGAGCTGCTGTTCGTCGACACGCTGTGGCCCGACTTCGACGGCGCCGCGCTGGCGGAGGCGGTTGCGGCGTTCGGGCGGCGGCAGCGGCGGTTCGGCGGGCTCTGA
- a CDS encoding phosphatidate cytidylyltransferase, which translates to MSDLAVRSVVGLVLVALAVTALWAGGFAFWLVLVVAALLMTVEWAALRGGTRRERRIAQFSLSVPLAIMAPAPLAAGPGFFALGLIAGAAFFAAAATRRSAIGGGILYVGVPVLALLLLREQDNGLLLAFWAMALVWATDIGAFFAGRTFGGPRLAPMLSPNKTWAGLIGGMIAAALFGFALHCWAGLPFHLAAATPVLALLAQAGDLYESWLKRRAGVKDSGNLLPGHGGLLDRLDGLVAVAPVAALLVELPRWLG; encoded by the coding sequence ATGTCCGATCTCGCCGTCCGGTCGGTGGTCGGCCTCGTGCTGGTCGCGCTCGCCGTCACGGCGCTGTGGGCGGGCGGCTTCGCCTTCTGGCTGGTGCTGGTGGTGGCCGCGCTGCTGATGACGGTCGAGTGGGCGGCGCTGCGCGGCGGCACCCGGCGCGAGCGGCGGATCGCGCAGTTCAGCCTGTCGGTGCCGCTCGCGATCATGGCGCCGGCACCGCTCGCCGCCGGGCCGGGCTTCTTCGCGCTCGGGCTGATCGCCGGCGCTGCCTTCTTCGCCGCCGCGGCGACCCGGCGCAGTGCGATCGGCGGCGGTATCCTCTATGTCGGCGTGCCGGTGCTGGCACTGCTGCTGCTGCGCGAGCAGGACAACGGTTTGCTGCTCGCCTTCTGGGCGATGGCGCTGGTGTGGGCGACCGATATCGGCGCCTTCTTCGCCGGTCGCACGTTCGGCGGCCCAAGGCTCGCGCCGATGCTGAGTCCCAACAAGACCTGGGCCGGCCTGATCGGCGGCATGATCGCGGCGGCGCTGTTCGGATTCGCGCTGCACTGCTGGGCGGGCCTGCCATTCCACCTCGCTGCGGCGACGCCGGTGCTGGCGCTGCTGGCGCAGGCCGGCGACCTCTACGAGAGCTGGCTCAAGCGCCGCGCCGGGGTCAAGGATTCGGGCAATCTGCTGCCGGGTCATGGCGGCCTGCTCGACCGCCTCGACGGGCTGGTCGCGGTAGCGCCGGTGGCCGCGCTGCTGGTAGAACTGCCGAGATGGCTCGGATGA
- a CDS encoding CDP-alcohol phosphatidyltransferase family protein codes for MATDGEARRRLRRRREARGIPLRSVAPNAVTALALCAGLTAVRFAISGQWEQAVLMIMIAAILDGIDGRIARLLRGESRFGAELDSLSDAISFGVSPALVLYLWSLTNAPRFGWIGALLYAVFCALRLARFNARIDLTDQPHKSAGFLTGVPAPAGAGLALLPIYLWLWTEEPVLRSPWLVGPWLALVALLMVSSLATYSWSSFRLRRNIRFEAIVVVVAIGAALVSAPWQALSVLSLLYIASLPFSVSSYRRVRQLRAVAPAASPSAP; via the coding sequence ATGGCGACCGACGGCGAAGCGCGCCGACGATTGCGCCGCCGCCGCGAGGCGCGCGGCATTCCGCTGCGCTCGGTCGCGCCCAATGCGGTGACGGCGCTCGCGCTCTGCGCCGGCCTCACCGCGGTCCGCTTCGCCATCTCCGGCCAGTGGGAGCAGGCGGTGCTGATGATCATGATCGCCGCGATCCTCGACGGGATCGACGGGCGGATCGCGCGGCTGCTGCGCGGTGAGAGCCGGTTCGGTGCCGAGCTCGATTCGCTTTCCGACGCGATCAGCTTCGGCGTGTCGCCCGCGCTGGTCCTCTATCTCTGGTCGCTGACCAACGCGCCGCGCTTCGGCTGGATCGGCGCGCTGCTCTACGCCGTGTTCTGCGCGCTGCGCCTCGCCCGGTTCAACGCGCGCATCGACCTCACCGATCAGCCGCACAAGTCTGCCGGCTTCCTCACCGGCGTCCCGGCGCCGGCCGGCGCCGGCCTCGCGCTGCTTCCCATCTATCTCTGGCTGTGGACCGAGGAGCCGGTGCTCCGCTCGCCCTGGCTGGTGGGCCCGTGGCTGGCGCTGGTCGCGCTGTTGATGGTGTCGAGCCTCGCCACCTACAGCTGGTCGTCGTTCCGCCTCAGGCGCAACATCCGCTTCGAGGCAATCGTGGTGGTGGTCGCGATCGGCGCCGCGCTGGTGTCGGCGCCGTGGCAGGCACTGAGCGTGCTCAGCCTGCTTTATATCGCTTCGCTGCCGTTCAGCGTGTCATCCTATCGCCGGGTCAGGCAGCTGCGCGCAGTAGCGCCGGCCGCATCGCCGTCCGCACCCTGA
- the frr gene encoding ribosome recycling factor, whose translation MAAYDKSDLERRMAGALEALKHDLAGLRTGRANVSLLDPVTVEVYGAHMPLNQVATVSAPEPRMLSVQVWDKSNVGPVDKAIRSAGLGLNPIVDGQTLRLPIPDLTEERRKELAKLAGQYAEKARIAVRNVRRDGMDSLKTDEKKGVYSEDERKRHETEVQKLTDSTIADIDAAAAAKEKEILGK comes from the coding sequence ATGGCCGCCTATGACAAATCCGACCTCGAGCGCCGCATGGCCGGCGCTCTCGAGGCGCTGAAGCACGACCTCGCGGGCCTGCGCACCGGCCGCGCCAACGTCTCGCTGCTCGATCCGGTGACGGTCGAGGTCTATGGCGCGCACATGCCGCTCAACCAGGTCGCCACTGTCTCGGCACCCGAGCCGCGCATGCTGTCGGTGCAGGTGTGGGACAAGTCGAACGTCGGCCCGGTTGACAAGGCGATCCGCTCGGCCGGGCTCGGCCTCAACCCGATCGTCGATGGCCAGACGCTCCGCCTGCCGATCCCGGACCTCACCGAGGAGCGCCGTAAGGAGCTCGCCAAGCTCGCCGGCCAATATGCGGAGAAGGCGCGCATCGCGGTCCGCAACGTGCGCCGCGACGGCATGGATAGCCTCAAGACCGACGAAAAGAAGGGCGTCTATTCGGAAGACGAGCGCAAGCGCCACGAGACCGAGGTGCAGAAGCTCACCGATTCGACGATCGCCGACATCGATGCCGCCGCGGCCGCCAAGGAGAAGGAAATCCTCGGCAAGTGA
- the rpsB gene encoding 30S ribosomal protein S2 — translation MAAPVVTMQQLLESGAHFGHQTHRWNPKMKPYIFGDRNGVHILDLSQTVPLFARALEFVSSTVAAGGKVLFVGTKRQAQEPIAEAARRAGQHFVNHRWLGGMLTNWKTISGSIKRLKALEEQLSGDTHGLTKKEVLQLTRERDKLELSLGGIRDMGGVPDVMFVIDANKEELAIKEANTLGIPVVAILDSNVSPDGIAFPVPANDDASRAIRLYCEAVAIAATRGGQQAQAQSGRDLGAMDEPPAEEALSVEPAETPAEVAADPEHPAAASEPETALEGERQIDA, via the coding sequence ATGGCGGCACCCGTCGTCACCATGCAGCAGCTGCTCGAATCGGGCGCGCATTTCGGCCACCAGACGCACCGCTGGAACCCGAAGATGAAGCCCTACATCTTCGGCGACCGCAACGGCGTCCACATCCTCGACCTCTCGCAGACCGTGCCGCTGTTCGCGCGCGCGCTGGAGTTCGTGAGCTCGACCGTCGCCGCCGGCGGCAAGGTGCTGTTCGTCGGCACCAAGCGCCAGGCGCAGGAGCCGATCGCCGAGGCCGCGCGCCGCGCCGGCCAGCATTTCGTCAACCATCGCTGGCTGGGCGGCATGCTCACCAACTGGAAGACGATCTCGGGCTCGATCAAGCGCCTCAAGGCGCTCGAGGAGCAGCTGTCGGGCGACACGCACGGCCTCACCAAGAAGGAAGTGCTGCAGCTCACCCGCGAGCGCGACAAGCTCGAGCTGTCGCTCGGCGGCATCCGCGACATGGGCGGCGTGCCCGACGTCATGTTCGTGATCGACGCCAACAAGGAAGAGCTGGCGATCAAGGAAGCCAACACGCTCGGCATCCCGGTCGTCGCGATCCTCGATTCGAACGTGTCGCCGGACGGCATCGCCTTCCCGGTGCCGGCCAATGACGACGCCAGCCGCGCGATCCGCCTCTACTGCGAGGCGGTGGCGATCGCCGCCACCCGCGGCGGCCAGCAGGCGCAGGCACAGTCGGGCCGCGACCTCGGCGCGATGGACGAGCCGCCGGCCGAGGAGGCGCTGAGCGTCGAGCCGGCCGAGACCCCGGCCGAAGTCGCCGCCGATCCCGAGCATCCGGCCGCGGCGAGCGAGCCCGAGACCGCGCTCGAAGGCGAACGCCAGATCGACGCCTGA